A window from Macaca thibetana thibetana isolate TM-01 chromosome 7, ASM2454274v1, whole genome shotgun sequence encodes these proteins:
- the LOC126959565 gene encoding uncharacterized protein LOC126959565, producing MRRRKSLQETLVSLDSAVCRTGARVGVPVGEGAGRLCSCLRWDSRPKLILFSSPLLRSNFLFLSSHHFLLSATSRLPLPFHFLSRKPWYSTQSKLPQQKGGLGQNWSKNLKWQCLQIGSVQQGFSCLLPLLSLPSHRGALAYSGDSLVHTVLPACLNLSLLGCGLGRSWASPSTHLPKSEWLLALVDLSAFASLDLQSGTEDSGQET from the coding sequence atgaggaggagaaagagtcTTCAGGAAACTCTTGTTTCACTGGACTCTGCAGTCTGCAGAACTGGGGCAAGGGTAGGAGTTCCAGTAGGGGAAGGAGCAGGTAGACTCTGCAGCTGCCTCAGGTGGGACTCAAGACCTAAACtgattctcttttcctctccactTCTAAGAAGcaattttctgttcctctcctccCACCACTTTTTACTTTCTGCTACCTCCCGTCTCCCGCTTCCCTTCCATTTCCTTTCTAGAAAACCCTGGTATTCAACTCAGTCCAAACTGCCTCAGCAGAAAGGTGGCCTTGGACAAAACTGGTCCAAGAATTTGAAGTGGCAGTGTTTGCAGATTGGCTCTGTCCAGCAAGGCTTTAGCTGCTTGTTGCCTCTGCTTTCCCTCCCCTCACACAGAGGTGCCCTGGCTTATTCAGGGGACTCCTTAGTCCACACTGTGTTACCTGCATGCCTTAATCTTTCATTGCTGGGGTGTGGCCTTGGGAGATCctgggccagcccctccacacatCTCCCTAAGTCAGAGTGGCTGCTGGCCCTGGTAGATTTGAGTGCTTTTGCCTCACTCGACCTTCAGAGTGGGACTGAAGACAGTGGCCAAGAGACTTGA